One genomic window of Cannabis sativa cultivar Pink pepper isolate KNU-18-1 chromosome 2, ASM2916894v1, whole genome shotgun sequence includes the following:
- the LOC133034169 gene encoding uncharacterized protein LOC133034169: MRVIERLPVLIKSNGQWNEDHNYVNYVASGEFIPTKCNYEELLQILLTSLGCENTSTTLQIQYQAKEGIPPIKICNDRSLYFYLELKIKETDFTTYPLCVNQQNNNTTPAATPNLISTTPPYEYNVAMIENNTTTLENNITTTESYTTGQQTEEGEQSETIEDENDKFDIIDYANLVAEEMVEKLENTSKKLDPEFDINNAKLITDKHHPEVEKGQAYKDKETLKNVLSYYAIKNNFQYKVWKSCSQEYSLKCVYESCNWSLRASRNGPTNSFIIRRFSNIHTCPINIRHEDQRQATSKLIGECIKLKFLNIKTKATPMDIKGELKYRYGIKMNYMKAWRSKEHAVNDLRGNASDSYSLILSFLHMVEKTNPGSFVDLKTTEDNNLLFVFMALDASIKGWGACRPIVVVDGTFLKAAYGGTLLCACTQDAAEAYGVREHQCLISDRNESLIKAAREIYPEITHSYCGYHILSNLKTSFKQHAAKYNLPFFGAVKAYTEKQFEFHMAELDGLDKHIRPYLKKVGYEKWSRIHSQNKRYSTMTSNISESLNATNLAARELPITTLLE; this comes from the exons gcaatggacaatggAATGAAGATCACAATTATGTGAACTATGTGGCTAGTGGAGAATTCATACCAACAAAATGCAATTACGAAGAGCTACTGCAAATACTGCTTACTTCATTGGGGTGCGAAAACACCAGCACAACACTACAAATACAGTACCAAGCTAAAGAAGGAATACCACCGATAAAAATATGTAACGATCGAAGCCTCTACTTTTACTTGGAATTGAAAATCAAGGAAACAGATTTCACCACATATCCACTATGCGTCAACCAGCAAAACAACAACACAACACCTGCTGCAACACCAAATTTGATATCCACAACACCACCGTATGAATATAATGTGGCAATGAtcgaaaacaacacaacaacgcttgaaaacaacataacaacAACAGAATCATACACAACGGGACAGcaaacagaagaaggggaacagTCAGAAACAATAGAAGATGAGAACGACAAATTCGACATAATTGACTATGCAAATCTGGTTGCTGAAGAAATGGTAGAAAAACttgaaaacaccagtaaaaaacTGGATCCAGAATTCGACATCAACAATGCAAAGTTAATAACAGACAAGCATCACCCCGAAGTGGAAAAAGGACAGGCATACAAAGACAAGGAAACTCTAAAGAATGTCCTCAGCTACTACGCAATCAAAAACAACTTTCAGTACAAAGTGTGGAAGTCCTGCTCTCAAGAGTACAGTCTGAAATGTGTTTACGAAAGTTGCAATTGGTCACTACGAGCATCGAGAAATGGCCCAACAAACTCATTCATAATCAGGAg GTTCTCAAATATCCACACATGCCCTATAAATATTAGGCATGAAGACCAAAGGCAAGCAACATCGAAACTGATAGGGGAATGCATAAAACTGAAGTTCTTGAACATAAAGACAAAGGCAACACCGATGGACATAAAAGGGGAGTTGAAATACAGGTATGGCATCAAAATGAACTATATGAAAGCTTGGAGAAGTAAGGAACATGCAGTAAATGACTTGAGAGGTAATGCTAGTGACTCGTACAGCCTAATATTGAGTTTCTTACACATGGTGGAAAAAACAAACCCGGGATCATTTGTCGATCTGAAAACAACAGAAGACAACAACTTGCTCTTTGTTTTCATGGCGTTGGATGCATCCATAAAAGGGTGGGGAGCATGCAGACCGATAGTTGTTGTGGACGGAACGTTCCTCAAAGCAGCTTATGGGGGAACTTTGTTGTGCGCATGCACACAAGATGCAGCAG aagcgTATGGGGTTCGGGAACACCAATGCCTAATTTCAGACAGGAATGAAAGCCTCATCAAAGCAGCAAGAGAAATCTATCCAGAAATTACACACAGTTACTGCGGTTACCACATTTTGAGCAATCTTAAAACAAGCTTCAAACAACATGCTGCCAAATACAATCTGCCATTCTTTGGAGCAGTCAAAGCCTACACAGAAAAGCAATTCGAGTTCCACATGGCTGAATTGGATGGATTGGACAAACACATAAGACCTTACCTAAAAAAAGTTGGTTATGAAAAGTGGTCAAGAATTCATAGCCAAAACAAGAGGTATTCTACAATGACCTCAAACATATCAGAATCACTGAACGCCACAAATTTGGCAGCAAGGGAGCTACCAATTACAACGCTGCTAGAATGA
- the LOC133034813 gene encoding uncharacterized protein LOC133034813 codes for MVVFQETPILRPQKRDRKKGAVLKSPFIELASGASKSGSSSVSPDDSVYKVVKYVRGLCPLDNKIGEPVDPQLEAEFVTWVDTGLRKHKSNTTTNVYCKGKDTIFPPFRFGVEDISNKMWFHNLAYPNCFLTNSHIDIIFYYLRKKIMYSAEPKIKVTTTDCLFCSSITSLYEKFVEKNNDISVLSLSHNVAQYIQGGKILCATPWHLVDHVVMPINVKLQDHWICGRLNIVDRRIYLYNSLRSGRYMTAAKEACKPFSVILPYYFSMLDFKGLRNEAKFSTMEPFPIVVVDGLPEQVTA; via the exons ATGGTTGTTTTTCAAGAGACTCCTATTTTACGTCCTCAAAAGAGGGATCGGAAGAAAGGAGCTGTTTTGAAATCTCCATTCATTGAGCTTGCTTCTGGTGCATCTAAATCAGGTTCATCCTCAGTTTCTCCTGATGATTCTGTTTATAAGGTCGTTAAATATGTGCGTGGTTTGTGCCCGTTGGACAACAAGATTGGTGAACCTGTCGATCCGCAATTGGAAGCTGAGTTTGTCACGTGGGTTGATACAGGTCTTAGAAAGCATAAATCTAA caCAACAACTAATGTGTATTGTAAGGGTAAGGACACAATATTTCCGCCATTTCGTTTTGGTGTTGAGGACATTAGCAACAAGATGTGGTTTCACAACCTTGCCTACCCTAATTGTTTCCTTACCAAttct CACATTGACATTATTTTCTACTATCTTCGTAAGAAAATAATGTACTCAGCCGAGCCGAAAATCAAAGTCACCACAACTGATTGCCTTTTTTGTTCTAGCATAACAAGTTTGTATGAGAAGTTTGTTGAGAAAAACAACGATATATCGGTGTTGTCTCTTTCTCACAATGTGGCCCAGTACATCCAAGGTGGTAAGATATTATGTGCCACTCCTTGGCATTTGGTTGATCATGTTGTTATGCCTATCAATGTAAAATTACAGGATCATTGGATTTGTGGTCGTCTAAACATAGTTGACAGGCGGATATATCTGTACAATTCATTGCGTTCTGGAAGGTATATGACAGCTGCAAAAGAGGCTTGCAAGcctttttctgttattttaccATATTACTTCTCTATGTTAGACTTCAAAGGCCTTCGCAACGAAGCTAAGTTTAGCACGATGGAACCGTTCcctattgttgttgttgatggtTTACCCGAGCAGGTCACAgcgtaa